DNA from Streptomyces asoensis:
CTGCGGGAGTTGGCAAGGAGTTCGGGACACAGCGAGCGCACCATCTCCACAGCTCATCCCACCCTGGCGCTGTCCTTGCAGGACGGCTCGCGCCTTCAGGCCATCACCGGACTGGGGCCCATGACATACGCGGTCATCCGCCGTCACCGGGTTTCCCAGGCCGATCTCGACGACCTGGTGCGGCTGGGCACGATCGATCCCATCCTGCGCGAGTTCCTCGGCGCGTGTGTGCGCGCAGAGAAGAACATCATGATCGCGGGAAAGCAGAAGGCCGGGAAGACCACGCTGCTCAGGGCGATGCTCAAGGAGTTCCCTGCCCAGACACGGTTCGCCACCCTGCAGACCGAGGACGAGCTGTTCGCCCACACAAGCGGCCACCACCGCCAGGTCGTCTCCCTGATCGGGCGGGAGTCCAACGGGGAGAAGGACCTCACCGGCCGCGGCGCCGGGGAGGTCACCCTGCTGGATCTGATGCATCCGGCGCTGCGGATGTCGCTGGAGCGGATCGTGGTCGGCGAGGTCCGCGGCCCGGAAGTCGTCGCCATGATGCAGGCGCTCACCAACGGCTCGGGCGGCAACCTGTGCACCATCCACGCGCGTCGCCCGGACATCATCTTTGACCGGATCGCCGAGCTGTATGCGCTCGCCCAGGGCAACCTGTCGGAGCAGCTCGCCTACCGGCAGACAGCAAACGGCCTGGACTTCATCGTGTACGTCGACATGACGGACGAGACGCAGATCGGCGGACGCCGCCACCGTTACGTCTCCCACGTGCTGGAGCTGACCGGGATCGGCGAGTCCGGCCGCCCCGCCACGAACGAGGTCTTCTCCCCCGGGCTGGACTTCGGTGAGCTGCGTGCCGTGCCGCGGATGGACCCCGGCTGCGTCGACGACCTGCGCCGTGTCGGCTTCGACTCGGCGCTGCTGCAGCAGTGCTACGGAGCCTGGCAGGCTCCTTTGCCGCTGAAGGTGAGGGCTGGCCGATGACCTTGCTGTGGGGGCTGTGGTGCGGCATGGCCGTGATGGGCGGGCTGATCGGCGTCGTCGCGGGCCTGGTGGGTACGACGGCGCCGCGCCGGGCTCCGCTGCGGCAGCGGTGGCAGGCCTTGCGCGCCGGAAAGGAAAGGGGTGCTCAGGCCCGGCTGCGGCAGCGGACCCTGACAGGTGCGTCCGTGCTCGTGTTCGCGCTCGTGTGGCTGGTCTCGGGAAACTTTGTGGGCGGTGCGCTGCTGGGCACGGCGGTGATCGGTGTGCCCTGGCTGAT
Protein-coding regions in this window:
- a CDS encoding CpaF family protein; this encodes MRGKPLHTDPIVAAVPGPPPLRRPRPPQANGSPPAAPGAASSRQLLGAAAPRASVDYEVARQIAGQVAKQREELLKTTPAMDRASEEQRCLDWINEAVALWSDAHAMGPQADEALRRAVYDLLFRAGRLQPYLDDERVEDIIIQGPGEVWLDYGNGERRMVGAIAESEEELLELLRELARSSGHSERTISTAHPTLALSLQDGSRLQAITGLGPMTYAVIRRHRVSQADLDDLVRLGTIDPILREFLGACVRAEKNIMIAGKQKAGKTTLLRAMLKEFPAQTRFATLQTEDELFAHTSGHHRQVVSLIGRESNGEKDLTGRGAGEVTLLDLMHPALRMSLERIVVGEVRGPEVVAMMQALTNGSGGNLCTIHARRPDIIFDRIAELYALAQGNLSEQLAYRQTANGLDFIVYVDMTDETQIGGRRHRYVSHVLELTGIGESGRPATNEVFSPGLDFGELRAVPRMDPGCVDDLRRVGFDSALLQQCYGAWQAPLPLKVRAGR